In Salvelinus alpinus chromosome 32, SLU_Salpinus.1, whole genome shotgun sequence, the sequence CCCAACGACATTCATCTCTGTTTCAGTTAATGTTTTATTTCACTTGGTCCCCCCACCCAACAGACTTTTACTCTGCCCCCCACCCCAACGACATTCATCTCTGTTTCAGTTGTTAATGTTTTATTTCACTTGGTCCCCCCACCCAACAGACTTTTACTCTGCCCCCCACCCCAACGACATTCATCTCTGTTTCAgttgttattgttttatttcacttggTCCCCACACCCCCTCAATGGTCATGCTGCTCCCCCACGGTCATTCCCTGCACCCCCTCAAGTCTACTCTGCCTCCATCCCAATggatatttatttattcatcatgGTTACAGTTATGTATATCGTTCTATTTCTATTGTTGTTTTTTTATGaccattttcattattttatttaacttagacctgcatgttggagcctAAGATTTttactgtaccctgcaatcacacctgcaaccatgtccatgtgactattaaacactccGAATCTGAACAAAACACATTAGTTAAAATAACTGACTGTAAATCTACAGCAAAGCCATTTGAAAGCCCCCTTCAGCACCAAATCTTTTCCGAATTGTGGCAAAGACTACTGCATCTAGTTTTATGGGTTCTACGTAACCAGGTCACATCATGATAAATTCACTGTTGACCATTGGCCTTTGAAACTCACGCTGCAGCTCAGTGGTACGGAGGCTCTTCTTCAGCCTCTCCACTTCGTCCTTCAGGAAGCGGATATGCCGCATCATGTTCTCCGGAGAGTCAATCTCCATGGAAACATCCCTGGGGGAGGGAGGAGCAGACACAGGCTGGTCCAACTTCTCCTGGAGGATTCTGTCAAAGACAAGTGAGCTCCAATGAATCAACACAGGGAAAAGTCAACCTTTTACCATTGTATAGGTTATTCCTACTGTTCTAATAAAGAGAATCAATAGAGAGCATACAACAGTGTGAAGGTTCATTTTGTTTACTTTCAACCATTCCCAGACTCCAGCACCTAGGTTTTTCTAGATCTAAACATACTACTCCTAAAGAATATATAGTTGCTACAGAACAAAACGCCTACCTTTTCTCTGCCTCCAATTTGTCCATGCGCTTCCACAGTCTATTGACAAGAGCCTCTTGTTCTTGCTCTAATGTGTTTTCAAGGTCAATCTTCTCACGCCTTAGCTGGAAACAAAGGGAACACAGCAAAGAGATATTCAGCTTGAAAACATCTTACCTTCCACAAAGAAATGTGCACCCACACACAAAATTCTACACTCCATCATGGTAATGCACATGCCCTTAAGTGGGTGTGCCGACATGATGTCCTCAGGAGAGACTCAGCTGCACCAAGACAATGTCTGTCTCTGAAATCTGTCTTGCCTACCACTTACTAAAactgcatactgtgtactaatggtactacatactatttagaacgtACTGATAAGTAAAATCGAATGCAGTAAGCAAAAAATATTAACATACTAAGCTCATCCATACTGAGAACGCATCATCTAATGTGCAATTACGTTGATTCCCACCATTTGTTAATTTTGGTACAGCCATATATCACCATATCTGATTAACAACTGTTGTTAAATACGGAGAAAAAAAATCatctactatactgaacaaaaatataaacgcaacacgtaaagtgttagtcccatgtttcatgagctgagatAATATGTTCCATGGGCACAAACATttgatttctctcaaatgttgtttacaattctgttagtgagcatttctcctttgctaggataatccacccacctgacaggtttGCCAAATCAAGAagcagattaaacagcatgctcattacacaggtacaccttgtaccggggacaataaaaggccacagatCTCTCAAGCTGAGGGAGCGTGCAACTTGcatgctggctgcaggaatgtccaccagagctgttgccagaatttaatgttaatttctctaccataagccacctccaactttattttagagaatttagcagtatgtacaaccggcctcacaaccgcagactgtgcaagtgtaaccacgccagcacaggaccgccacatccggcttcttcacctgcataatcatctgagaccagccacccggacagctgatgaaactgaggagtatttctgtctgtaatgaagcccttttgtgaGGAAAACGTATTCTGATTGCccggcctggctccccagtgggtgggcccagCTCCCAAGGCCTATCCTTGGCTGTACCCCTGCCAGGCCacgtgaaatcaatagattatgGCCAAATACGtttatttcaactgactgatttctTTATCTGAACTGTAACTTTGTAAaatttttgaaattgttgcatgttgggtttatatttttgtttagcatagtttcaactagaggtcgaccgattatgatttttcaacgccgataccgattactggaggaccaaaaaaagccgataccgatttatcggcctattttttttgttgttgttgtaataatgacaattacaacaatactgaatgaacacttattttaacttaatataatacatcaataaaatcaatatagcctcaaataaataatgaaacatgttcaatttggtttaaataatgcaaaaacaaagtgttggagaagaaagtaaaagtgcaatatttgccatgtaagaaagctaacgtttaagttccttgctcagaacatgagaaagctggtggttccttttaacatgagtcttcaatattcccaggtaagaagttttaggttgtagttattataggaattaaaggactatttctctctatacgatttgtatttcatatacctttgactattggatgttcttataggcactttagtattgccagtgtaacagtatagcttccatccctctcctcgccgctaccttggctcgaaccaggaacacatcaacaacagccaccctcgaagcagcgttacccatgcagagcaaggggaacaactactccaagtctcagagcgagtgaagtTTAAAAcgtattagcgcgcaccccgctaactagctagccatttcacatcggttacaccagcctaatctcgggagttgataggcttgaattcataaacagcagagctgctggcaaaacgcacgaaagtgctgtttgaatgaatgcttacgagcctgctggtgcccaccatcgctcagactgctctttcaaatcatagacttagttataacataacacaccgaaatacgagccttaggtcattaatatggtcgaatccggaaactatcatctcgaaaacaaaacatttattctttcagtgaaatacagaaccgttccgtattttatctaatgggtggcatccatgagtctaaatattcctgttacattgcacaaccttcaatgttatgtcataattacgtaaaattctggcaaattagttcgcaatgagccaggcggcccaaactgttgcatataccctgactctgcgtgcaatgaatgcaagtgacacaatttcacctggttaatattgcctgctaacctggatttcttttagctaaatttgcaggtttaaaaatatatacttctgtgtactgattttaagaaaggcattgatgtttatggttaggtacacgttggagcaactacagtcctttttcgcgaatgcgcactgcatcgattatatgcaacgcaggacacgctagataaactagtaatatcatcaaccatgtgtagttataactagtgattatgattgattgttttttataaaatacgtttaatgctagctagcaacttaccttggctttttACTGCATACGCgcaacaggcgggctcctcgtgaggcaggtggttagagcgttggactagttaaccgtaaggttgcaagattgaatccctgagctgacaaggtaaaaatctgtcgttctgtccctgaacaaggcagttaacccaccgttcctaggccgtcattgaaaataagaatgtgttcttaactgacttgcctagttaaataaaggtgtccaAAAtgaccgattgttatgaaaacttgaaatcggccctaattaaatcggccattccgattaatcggtcgacctctagcttCAACATTATTGGGCTATTTACATTTCTTTGAAGTTCTCTCTCAAAGATCTGACTTACCCCCccccaattttcacctaaaatgtcAAACCCAaacctgtagctcaggacctgcaGCAAGAATATGCATactcttgataccatttgaaaggaaacactctgaagtttgtggaaatgtgaaattaatgtaggagaatatcacacactgttcaaaatgttgcatCAAGTCTACCCAAATGTGCCAAAtggatacattttcaagtacataactatataGAACATATATAGAGAAGACATCAGAAGTTAGAGACACAGCAAGGTGACACAGCAAggcgatcctgtagaggttaaatgtgaatatttgttgctactttttaagtaaatacctgtaATTAACTTGTGCAATACATTAGGAGATAAAGAACAtcacgttcttcatttcacccaTCAAATCCTTTTTAATTATGAAGCTTGCCAGTAGTCCCGTCaggtggtgtttgtttacaagcacaaaACTACAAGAGACCCTGTCACTCACATgtgatctagttacagtatggaattcacaactaaatgtttgccagctagacgTCTTATCactattaagttaactgtctaaaatgtgctaaatgctctgcagttgtgcatttggtttgctaatttagtaggtagctagctatctagctaagtggttagcttcttccaaaatcaagctctgcttggtaacagcagagaagaccctcctggatcaagagccttgcagtttaatatttgttttgtgcatGCAGAAAACTGTGTAGCCATTTTGAGTTACTTGTATAACTTTCtgagctgggatgtctgtcctgCAATAGTTTAGGTCAGAGACTATAAAATGTTTGCAATGAGATCGTTAACATTTAGTTCGCATTCTCTATAGGATTTTACATGTGCTTGTTACCATTGCTAACCTTTGGATTACAGGGGCTCAGTGGTGTTTGAAAATAGCACCCCTTGTGTTCAGTGCCAGTATTGGCACAAGATCAGTATgaaggtatgacaatctggataccgcccaagccgACTATTTAGAATGCAAGTATGGGTATTCAGAAACTGTCAATGTCATTTCACATAGTGTCATTATGTCACTGTACCTGCTCCAAGGTGAGCTGCTTTGATATAGTGTCATTCTCCATTTTTTTAATCTTCTTCATCAGTTTGTTGACCTGGAACTCCTGCTCCTGCTCCAAGTGCTGTTCCAACTCAGCTTTCTCATGTTGTAACTGTGGGAGCAGAAATCAATGTGACTAATAGAAACTAATGAAAATATTTGCATTAAAGCACTGTGGTTAGATGTTGATATATCTTTTTTATAGAGGTGGTAATAGGTTGGTGCTGCTTGTCTCTAAAATGATTGTGATCTGGAGAAGAATGTGTTGTGAAATGGCGGCGGTGCAGCTAGATATTGCCAAAAGCAACCAAAGTAACCACATTTGGCCATCTACCAATAAAAAGGGTGTGGCTCATAGGTTGTTAAAAATGAGACGATTGTGACTAATACCCAGCACTGGCTAATCATCAGATCAAAATAAAACATAGGACAATTAAGAAAGAGGGGGTTGAGCTATTTTAGTTGCATGCTAGAGTTCATTTTGACAGTCTAACCTCACGTTCCTCTGTTCTCGGGGCACAGACGGTTATAGAaacaccacaacagactggagtTGTGCAGCCAACATTCTCAAATGATCAACAGCTTCAGGCCACATCAAGTGTTAACATTCTCTTAAATTAGCCTAAAAACACTCTGGTATTTAACTGCTATGCATACCATCTTACTGACAAGAGCTATGAGTTTTGTTTGAAGATAAACATAATTTATGAAGCCTCACAACAGTTTAGAAATGGGCAGCACCAGAGACCTGTGTCTGAAGGTGGATACAGGACATCTAGGGTATAGGTGACCCACTCCTTATAGTAGTAGTAGCCTATACCACTGAAAATACTAATACTATTAACCATTTACTGTTGAAGCCTGGGGTGTGGTGGAACAGGGTTTCCAGTACAAATTCACATTAGCGTTGTTTTAGCCTGGTGCCTTAGTTTTTCTTGTAAAATGTATTCTATGTCACGCATTTCTCCATGTTTACAGAAGTGGCTCCttaccacagacatgactaccaCAACTACCATTTTATAGGgacacttgggggggggggggggggggggcgagcgTCTGTCGACACTAAAGAATAGGAGCAGAAGTAGGTCTGTTTCATGTTAGGGAACAGGACCAATAACAATAGCCTCCAGACTGTTTGACCTTTAACAAGGGTCTGGTAAAACACATGAGTGGTCCACATTAGTCAGTACTACAAAAGGTCAACAGCTCATATTTGCCACGGGGCCACATGTGGGTCAGTTGCAAGAGAGACCAAATAGCCTAACCAAGGAATAGGAGGAGTCAGTCAAGAGTAATTTAGAGTCGCAATGAAGTCGGTTAATAAAATACTTAAGGCAAGAACCATTACTGCTGTTATGCGCTCCACCCCAAACACAAATCCTTACATTTTCACTCTGCGACAAATACTTGGCATAAGTCAAGTGCCCCAGAGCCAGTTCTCTTTCGGCTGTCACTTACTTGCATGAGTTTTCTTGACAGTTCATTTGTGAGAAATTCCTCCTCTTTCTCATAGTTGACAGCGAGGgtctccttctccttctgcagGGCCTGGATCTTCTTGAACAGGGTGTTGCTGATGAACTCCTCCTCCTGCTCAGCCCTGGCTTGCTGCAGTCACAGAGAAAGGTAACATTTACAGAAAAGATGAGTGCAGCATTCACAGCAAGATGGCTCACTGAATAAAACATGTCTTAATTGTGTTAAGAGATGCTTCAAAAATGTTGGAATGGGTAACAATGGCACCATATGAAGTGATTTGTCATTGCCAATCTAATGTCAACCTCTACCACACTGCTCGGGAGAGCTCACAGCTGTATCTGTGCTAAAATATGGTATTCCTATTGTTAAAGACTTTTAATTGACTGCAGTAGCATCTGTGCAAAAACAAGGAATAACACGGTGCTGGTTTGCTGCATTGGAGGAAGCagttagtcccccccccccccccaatgactcAAGCAGTAGCCCATTGCAGTAACTGAAGGAGTGAGGAACGAGCTATTTTGTGTTTTACTGTCAATAGTCATAGTGACGAAATAAGAGACAGAAaggggggtggtggggggcgCAAAACAGGGGAACAAGGAGAAATTAAATCAAAACCATGCTAGTCATACCGATGCATTGGACAGGCAGAGTAGGTGTTGTTCAACTAAGCTCCGTagctactgtatgtaatgatttATTATAAATTCAACAGTTGTGTCAAGGGTTAGCTGTAAAGTTAAGCACAAAAACAACGGAAACACCAAGCCTCAGCAAAGGATTCAGTTaataaaaaattaatatattgttAACTAACGTTTGATACAAACGTCAACTTCTTGGTCACCACTGACTGTTCAAATGGATCGATTGGTATTAGCAAATGAACCTGGcattggctaactagctagcaacacCAAAACATAACGGGCTAGCTAACATTTAGGTTAGCTAGTTAACCATCTAGCTACGCTATCACTCTAAGCGAACTAATGCTAGGTTCTTAACATGGCTAGCTACGTCCGTTGCCTTTATTTCGCTACTAGTTAGTTAATTAACATTAGTTTGTTAACCTAGTTGCAATTTCGTACGTTTAAAGTACATGTCTAgatgcattttttaaatgtagctaatgtcagctagctagctaggctaatcaacaacaaaaaaacaagttACTCACAATGGTGACGCTAGCTTTACGCAGGTCCCTATTCTCCTCCTGTAGCGCCTTGCACTTGAGTTTGAACGTCTCTAGCTCAATTTTAAGAACTTTGTTCTCTTGTTGTAGTGAGGCTAGTCTGTTCGTTAACTCCTCTAATCGAAACTGTGAAATGACTACTCCCGGCTTGCTCGAATTTGAGGCTGAGGTTGACATCGGGGTAACCGAGCTACTCCCTGCTCCGTCGGTGTCGCTCTCGCTTGCACTGTCCGCCATAGCTGTGTGCGACAGTGTGGAGGAGACGGGATCTGCAGTGTTTGTAGTACATCAGCCTACGAACATTCTGTGTGGTGTAACCAAAGACTGAACATGGAGAAAGatgtttcaccggatgtataaatctgAAGCATCCGTATGGAATTTCCACTCCCCACCAAATATGGCGAGGAGATGAAGCCCAGTAGCCGGCAGTGACTGAGATGGAACTGGTCTGAGTGTCTGCTGATTTTCTCATCGAACAAAAGCCGGATTTCAATACAGTTTCTGTCGCAAAACTAAAATATGTTACGAACAGAGTACACTACGTTTTGTAGACGTGATCCCTTGACAAAAAAAGTTTTAATTGCAAGGAGTGCAAGGGCGAATTTAGTTActgcacacgcgcacttcacatAGAAGTTGTtctctaacggaaatatgcaaattcaTGCTAGAACGCACCAATAGGATTTCGCtagctagctcgtgcttggctctgcccacatACTTGTTTGTTCCGCTCGCTATGCGTAATTTGCTCCCATTGAAAACGACACAGATGAACTATCTGGTTAGTTATATCTTTGGTGTGACCTTGCTCTGGGTTTCAACCACACGCGTGTTAAAATAGCGTCACCTTGTGGAGATAGCTCTGTGGAAAAACAAAGCGCGCTTGTTTGAAATGGAAAAGCGTTGTGGTAGATATTGATAAAGAAGAACATCAAGACAAAGCAGCTGCTTTACAGGTGGGATGCAGCTGCTTTACAGGTGGGATGCAAGCGCTTCATCCCGAGGGGTTCATGTTGATTGTACGGAGATTGTGACAGCTGGTTAAATGGCGTCCCTTGACAAGGCAAGAAGAAgatgtatgtcaggagaagtgcagtattatcatgAGAAGAGTTATACTTCGAGtagggaggaggaatggaggggagaAGATAGGCAGAGAGGGTCTAAGTAGTGCTGAACTATTACGGAAAGTTTGTGGCAAACTTGTCCACATTGTTGCATCCGCTTCACCAACTGCTGCAGGCCGATACAAAGTGGAATTGTTCCCCACAATGCGAAGAAGCATTCAAGACTTGCAAACAGCGTCTGCTAAAGAGCAAGTGGCTTGCCCACTACAACACATAGATGAAGCTGAGACTCGCGTGTGATGCATCTCCATACGGAGTAGGAGCTGTCCTCTCACATGTTCTATCGTCAGGTGAAGAACACCCTATTGCATTTGCATCACGGACTCTGTCACCAAGTGAGACAAATTATGCTCAAATTGAGAAGGAAGCCCTGAGCATAATATTCGGAGTGAAGAAGTTTCACAAATACCTCTACGGAAGGAAGTTCCAACTGCTGACAGATCACAAGCCTCTGTTGGCCATCCTTGGACCAAAATCAGCTATACCAACCCTTGCTGCACTTCGAATGCAACGATGGGCTCTGATATTGTTAGCCTACGACTACGAGATTGAGTACAGACGATCCAGTGATCACGCAAATGCAGATGCACTATCAAGAGTACCATGCAATAGTGACTCCGACAGTGAAGATGATAGAGCAGTCCTCCAGATCTCTCTCATTGACGAACTGCCcatatctgcttcagacatagcagaggaAACGAGGAAAGACCCAGTGCTTTCCAAAGTCTTGGATTTAACATTAGGCGTTTGGCAAACCTTCGTAAATGACGGTAACCTTCGTCCATTCATCGACAAGAAAGACCAGTTGTCCACTGATCAAGGATGTGTTCTGTGGGGATCAAGGGTGGTGGTACCTCAAAAATTCCAGAGGAGACTGCTATCTGACCTGCATGAGGGACATCCAGGGATCACTCGAATGAAAGCACTCGCTCGCAGTTATCTGTGGTGGCCTGGACTGGATCAGGACATTCAACAGCATGTTGGCCACTGCTCACCTTGTG encodes:
- the LOC139562367 gene encoding coiled-coil domain-containing protein 6-like; this encodes MADSASESDTDGAGSSSVTPMSTSASNSSKPGVVISQFRLEELTNRLASLQQENKVLKIELETFKLKCKALQEENRDLRKASVTIQARAEQEEEFISNTLFKKIQALQKEKETLAVNYEKEEEFLTNELSRKLMQLQHEKAELEQHLEQEQEFQVNKLMKKIKKMENDTISKQLTLEQLRREKIDLENTLEQEQEALVNRLWKRMDKLEAEKRILQEKLDQPVSAPPSPRDVSMEIDSPENMMRHIRFLKDEVERLKKSLRTTELQHTEKRAQYIEEERHMREENIRLQRKLQREMERREALCRQLSESESSLEMDDERYFNEMSAQGLRARTVSSPIPYTPSPSSSRPISPGLSYGSHTVGFTPPATLSRAAIAHFNAPALHVHGSASHAVARPSPRRSNSPDKFKRPTPPPSPNTHSGAQPLHPLPPPAQPMVQSMSSPAAMSQHAAHPPSQP